taccggctaacatgctgactacagacaggtgtgaatgtgtcctacctgctaacatgctgactacagacaggtgtgaatgtgtcctacctgctaacatgctgaccagagacaggtgtgaatgtgtcctacctgctaacatgttgactacagacaggtgtgaatgtgtcctacctgctaacatgttgactacagacaggtgtgaatgtgtcctaccggctaacatgctgactacagacaggtgtgaatgtgtcctaccGGCTAACATGCTGACtagacaggtgtgaatgtgtcctacctgctaacatgctgactacagacaggtgtgaatgtgtcctacctgctaacatgctgactacagacaggtgtgaatgtgtcctacctgctaacatgctgactacagacaggtgtgaatgtgtcctaccTGCTAACATGTTGACcagacaggtgtgaatgtgtcctaccTTCTAACATGTTGACcacagacaggtgtgaatgtgtcctacctgctaacatgctgactacagacaggtgtgaatgtgtcctacctgctaacatgctgactacagacaggtgtgaatgtgtcctacctgctaacatgctgactacagacaggtgtgaatgtgtcctaccTGCTAACATGTTGACcacagacaggtgtgaatgtgtcctacctgctaacatgctgactacagacaggtgtgaatgtgtcctacctgctaacatgctgactacagacaggtgtgaatgtgtcctacctgctaacatgctgactacagacaggtgtgaatgtgtcctacctgctaacatgttgactacagacaggtgtgaatgtgtcctacctgctaacatgctgactacagacaggtgtgaatgtgtcctacctgctaacatgctgaccagagacaggtgtgaatgtgtcctacctgctaacatgttgactacagacaggtgtgaatgtgtcctacctgctaacatgctgactacagacaggtgtgaatgtgtcctaccTGCTAACATGTTGACcacagacaggtgtgaatgtgtcctacctgctaacatgctgactacagacaggtgtgaatgtgtcctacctgctaacatgctgactacagacaggtgtgaatgtgtcctacctgcttacatgttgactacagacaggtgtgaatgtgtcctaccTGCTAACATACTGACcacagacaggtgtgaatgtgtcctacctgctaacatgctgactacagacaggtgtgaatgtgtcctaccggctaacatgctgactacagacaggtgtgaatgtgtcctacctgctaacatgctgactacagacaggtgtgaatgtgtcctacctgctaacatgctgaccagagacaggtgtgaatgtgtcctacctgctaacatgctgaccagagacaggtgtgaatgtgtcctacctgctaacatgctgactacagacaggtgtgaatgtgtcctacctgctaacatgctgactacagacaggtgtgaatgtgtcctacctgctaacatgctgaccacagacaggtgtgaatgtgtcctacctgctaacatgctgactacagacaggtgggaatgtgtcctacctgctaacatgttgactacagacatgtgtgaatgtgtcctacctgctaacatgttgactacagacaggtgtgaatgtgtcctacctgctaacatgctgactacagacaggtgtgaatgtgtcctacctgctaacatgctgactacagacaggtgtgaatgtgtcctacctgctaacatgttgactacagacaggtgtgaatgtgtcctacctgctaacatgctgaccacagacaggtgtgaatgtgtcctacctgctaacatgctgactacagacaggtgtgaatgtgtcctacctgcttacatgctgactacagacaggtgtgaatgtgtcctacctgctaacatgttgactacagacaggtgtgaatgtgtcctacctgctaacatgctgactacagacaggtgtgaatgtgtcctacctgctaacatgctgactacagacaggtgtgaatgtgtcctacctgctaacatgctgactacagacaggtgtgaatgtgtcctacctgctaacatgctgactatagacaggtgtgaatgtgtcctacctgctaacatgttgactacagacaggtgtgaatgtgtcctacctgctaacatgctgaccagacaggtgtgaatgtgtcctacctgctaacatgctgaccagagacaggtgtgaatgtgtcctacctgctaacatgctgaccagagacaggtgtgaatgtgtcctacctgctaacatgctgactacagacaggtgtgaatgtgtcctacctgctaacatgctgaccagagacaggtgtgaatgtgtcctacctgctaacatgctgaccagagacaggtgtgaatgtgccctacctgctaacatgctgactacagacaggtgtgaatgtgtcctacctgctaacatgctgaccacagacaggtgtgaatgtgtcctacctgctaacatgctgactacagacaggtgtgaatgtgtcctacctgctaacatgctgaccacagacaggtgtgaatgtgtcctacctgctaacatgctgactacagacaggtgtgaatgtgtcctacctgctaacatgctgaccACAGACAGCAGGATCTTCTCAACACTCTGAACTGGACTCCATCTCTCAGCGCTGCTCTCATATCCCATCGGATCATCACCTGGAGCATGAAGGATGGAGATACACACCCTCCCATCTGGATAGactacaggaggaggaggaggaacgaGTTAGTATCAGAGCATGAGGTCACATCTGACTAACACACCTGAAAAAAGGTTCAACGATTGAAAGTCGAGACGCTTTTACTTTTACGTTGAAGGTCCAGACGCTTTTACGTTGAAAGTCCAGACACTTTTACGTTGAAAGTCCAGACGCTTCTGCGCTGAAAGTCCAGACGCTTTTGTGCTGAAAGTCCAGACGCTTTTGCGCTGAAAGTTCAGACGCTTTTGTGCTGAAAGTCCAGACGCTTTTGCGCTGAAAGTTCAGACGCTTTTGTGCTGAAAGTCCAGACGCTTTTGCGCTGAAAGTTCAGACGCTTCTGCGCTGAAAGTTCAGACGCTTCTGCGCTGAAAGTTCAGACGCTTCTGCGCTGAAAGTCCAGACGCTTTTATGTTGAAAGTCCAGACGCTTTTACGCTGAAAGTCCAGACGCTTTTGCGCTGAAAGTCCAGACGCTTTTGCGTTGAAAGTCCAGACGCTTTTGCGCTGAAAGTCCAGACGCTTTTATGTTGAAAGTCCAGACGCTTTTATGTTGAAAGTCCAGGTGTTTTTTCCAGATGCTTTAGTGTGGTTAAGGTGTTTACTGGGAGGACTTTTTTGAAAGTGGAGACAGTTTTTGAAGACTTCTCTGAAGATTGAGGGCTTTTTTAAAAAGGTTAAGAcacttttatttatcttatattaatataatataattataataataacatttatgttatattaatattgtataATCTGTGGGAATGGAACCGTCAACCTGCTGCCGGTTCTTTAGTCCTTTAGTTGTGTATATGTGAGACCCGGGGAtagtgctgtgctgtgctgtgttgtTCAGACTCTGCTCAGTGTTTCTTCTTCATGTGTTTCATCTTTATCTGCTGTGGTTTGTTGATGGAGGATCAGACGCTACAGGAAGTTCAGCTCACGGCCATGCTGGCGTGtctgtgtgatgatgatgatgatgatgatgacgggtCACCAGCGAGTGTCCCGTCCTCTAATCAGTAGGGAGCGTGCTCAGACTGCGTCTCCCTGCTGTGACATCATCGCTCAGGCTGCAGTCTACTAATCACAGCGCTAATGACAGCATGCTAACGACATGCTAACGGCGTGCTAACGGAGGAGCGCGGCGTGTCCCGACAGGTCAAATGACGGGTTTACAGCGGAACACGGAGAGTCAGCGGGTTTGTGTTGCCACGGAGACGTCACATGATGTTTAACTCACTGTTGGGGTGGAACATGTCGCAGGTGAACCTCATCTTGGGAGGACTGAGAGGATAATCAGACGGGAAGCTGAGGACGGCAGGGAACACGCCGCCTTCAAAACACGTGTCCTGAGGAcccctgaaacacacagaaccaCCGGTTAGAACACTGTGGGTTCTCTCAGCACAGAACCTCAGCTGGAGCACGGGAGAACAGCAGAAAGACAGAACAACAGTGGTATCAATCAGAGCCTGACTCGGGTTCTTTAGGAGGTTAAAGGTCAACACCTAAGTAATACAGGGCATGTTGTGTTCTAGTGGTTCTTTAGGAGGTTCTACTGAGCCTTAAAGAACAACACCTTAGTAATACAGGGCATGTTGTGTTCTAGTGGTTCTTTAGGAGGTTCTACTGAGCCTTAAAGAACAACACCTTAGTAATACATGACATGTTGTGTTCTAGTGGTTCTTTAGGAGGTTCTACTGAGCCTTAAAGAACAACACCTTAGTAATACAGGGCATGTTGTGTTCTAGTGGTTCTTTAGGAGGTTCTACTGAGCCTTAAAGAACAACACCTTAGTAATACAGGGCATGTTGTGTTCTAGTGGTTCTTTAGGAGGTTCTACTGAGCCTTAAAGAACAACACCTTAGTAATACATGACATGTTGGGTTCTAGTGGTTGTTTAGGGAGTCCTAGTGGTCCTTCAAGAGAATTTAGTGGCCAGGTAAGAGGTTCTAGCAGTCCTTTAGGAAGTTCTAGCTTACCTTTAGAAGGTTCTAGGGATCGTAAGAGGTTCTAGCAGTCCTTTAGGATGATTTAGTGCCCCTTTGTGAGGATCTAGGGTTCCTTACAGAGGTTCTAGCAGTCTTTAAGGAAGTTCTAGCTTACTTTTAGAAGGTTCTAGGGATCGTAAGAGGTTCTAACAGTCCTTTAGGGTGATTTAGGGCTCCTTTGTGAGGatcttatttatttgtttcaagacaacatttacattaaatGAACGAATTAAATGTCTGAAGAATCTCTTTGGACTCCAGGAACTAACGAGATTCATTTCTGGTATTTGACGGGataaatattaacaataaatataaatgaataaccATCAACAGACTGTAGATAATGTCAGAAACAGAGTGAGCTCAGTGTTGGTTagtgaggcagcagcagcacctgcTGGTCACATCAACCATCACACCtgatcatataatataatataatataataaatataatataatataatataatatccatCCTGTTTGGTGATTCTGTTGGTTTATTCTATCTAGTCTCTGTTTTAGAAGACTATTGAACACACATTGACATATAGAACATATAAAACAGAGAGGCAGTCTGTTCTGCTTCCATCAGCTTCAGTATTAGTGAAACCTGACTGTCTGATCTGAAGAAGAGGTTCAGAAGAAGATCCACACTTTAAACTGTTAAAGTCATGAGTGATAGAGTAGAGACACCCTGATCCTGTTTGTTAGTCTGATCCTGACTGCTGATGGTTGATAGAGTCCTGATCCTGTTTGTTAGTCTGATCCTGACTGCTGATGGTTGATAGAGTCCTGATCCTGTTTGTTAGTCTGATCTTGACTGCTGATGGTTCATAGAGTCCTGATCCTGTCTGTTAGTCTGATCTTGACTGCTGATGGTTGATAGAGTCCTGATCCTGTTTGTTAGTTTGATCCTGACTGCTGATGGTTGATAGAGTCCTGATCCTGTTTGTTAGTCTGATCCTGACTGCTGATGGTTCATAGAGTCCTGATCACGTCTGTTAGTCTGATCCTGACTGCTGATGGTTGATAGAGTCCTGATCCTGTTTGTTAGTCTGATCCTGACTGCTGATGGTTGATAGAGTCCTGATCACGTCTGTTAGTCTGATCCTGACTGCTGATGGTTCATAGAGTCCTGATCCTGTTTGTTAGTCTGATCCTGACTGCTGATGGTTGATAGAGTCCTGATCACGTCTGTTAGTCTGATCCTGACTGCTGATGGTTGATAGAGTCCTGATCCTGTCTGTTAGTCTGATCTTGACTGCTGATGGTTGATAGAGTCCTGATCCTGTTTGTTAGTCTGATCCTGACTGCTGATGGTTGATAGAGTCCTGATCCTGTTTGTTAGTCTGATCCTGACTGCTGATGGTTGATAGAGTCCTGATCCTGTTTGTTAGTCTGATCCTGACTGCTGATGGTTGATAGAGTCCTGATCCTGTCTGTTAGTCTGATCCTGACTGCTGATGGTTGATAGAGTCCTGATCACGTCTGTTAGTCTGATCCTGACTGCTGATGGTTGATAGAGTCCTGATCCTGTTTGTTAGTCTGATCCTGACTGCTGATGGTTGATAGAGTCCTGATCCTGTTTGTTAGTCTGATCCTGACTGCTGATGGTTGATAGAGTCCTGATCCTGTTTGTTAGTCTGATCCTGACTGCTGATGGTTGATAGAGTCCTGATCCTGTCTGTTAGTCTGATCTTGACTGCTGATGGTTGATAGAGTCCTGATCCTGTCTGTTAGTCTGATCCTGACTGCTGATGGTTGATAGAGTCCTGATCCTGTTTGTTAGTCTGATCCTGACTGCTGATGGTTGATAGAGTCCTGATCCTGTTTGTTAGTCTGATCCTGACTGCTGATGGTTGATAGAGTCCTGATCCTGTTTGTTAGTCTGATCCTGACTGCTGATGGTTGATAGAGTCCTGATCCTGTTTGTTAGTCTGATCCTGACTGCTGATGGTTGATAGAGTCCTGATCCTGTTTGTTAGTCTGATCCTGACTGCTGATGGTTGATAGAGTCCTGATCCTGTTTGTTAGTCTGATCCTGACTGCTGATGGTTGATAGAGTCCTGATCCTGTTTGTTAGTCTGATCCTGACTGCTGATGGTTGATAGAGTCCTGATCCTGTTTGTTAGTCTGATCCTGACTGCTGATGGTTGATAGAGTCCTGATCCTGTCTGTTAGTCTGATCCTGACTGCTGATGGTTGATAGAGTCCTGATCCTGTTTGTTAGTCTGATCCTGACTGCTGATGGTTGATGAGCTGTCGGACGATACCGATCATGTTTTAGTTGTTTTCTTTAGTTATAACAGCTGGAATACAACTGTAACTGTGTTCAGAGAGAAGAGGGAAGAGATTTACTCTTGCGAGTTGGACCACTGGTATCATCTGGGTTCATTCTCTCTAGACGCTCTGAGAGGAGGGGAGCTCGTCTCCATGGATACCAACAAATAACCTCTGTTGCTGCTCtgtacatgttggtgaagtcATAGATACGTCAGAAAACCAAACTGTATtcacacacagtgacatcacactgactgGATCAAGCAGCCACACGTCTCTGCCGAGCTAGGAACCCAAAATAATAactgatttaatatcaataaacagacagtctgtggtctctGGTCCCTGGACGGAGATGatggactatcgtagctctgggggaccacagacagtctgtggtctctGGTCCCTGGACGGAGATGatggactatcgtagctctgggggaccacagacagtctgtggtctctGGTCCCTGGACGGAGATGatggactatcgtagctctgggggaCCACAGACAGATACAACATGTATACATAGTACAGAGTAGATCCTGTAGATGTGTACTCACATGATGAGAGCCTCCCACTCAAAGAAGTTCTCCTCATTGGCTGGACCTGCAGACACCAACACCCAACGTTACTACGGCTACTtcctgttactacagctacttcCTGTTTATCTGGTTACTATGGCTACTTCCGGTTACTACGGCTACTtcctgttactacagctacttcctgtttctctttctACATGGTCACCAACATCTTCAGTCTGGTCCCCAAAGACTTCACAACACCCCAAATATGTCCGGATCCACCCAACCACCAGTAACCTAGTACATCTACTCAAGCAGTGCACTTTAGTACAATCTACACATACTGgtactttactggagtatttccattttctactactccactatatttaaaTACAGATACAAGTTCTTCTTACATTATTGATCCAGTTTCAATCATTTTGATTTACTACTTCATCTGTTCAATTTTATAATATACATTTCAAATATTTGttagtttattatttttatttcagattttataataaatacctactttaaaaatatttcttatatttttgttttcttgttttaattttctttctttgctttttattataaatttatttaaattttattttttattagaaatataagttgattatttttattccactttctttctttgtctaaATACGTATAGTTCCTGTTGTTTCTGTGTGAAACACTAAAGTAAgtcatattatattaataatataacgCTGCAGACAGGTGACGTTTGATAACTGGATCAATAATCCAGCTGTTTGATCATCTGCACCAGATTGATCAGTTCAGCTTCTCTATCTGAGGATTTACTGTTTTGATCTGTTTCATTTCTCAGTAAACTGAAACTCACTCAGATCAAACAAGAGATTTACACTTCAGTTGTTctattaatggagaaaataataatcatgaataaatgaattgataatgataataatagagTGATCTGAaggtaaaacacacattaacaactgttctgtctcacctgcaacGATCCCCTCAGGTGGGTTCAGAGTCAGCTctggaaacacagacacacaggttAGATTCAGGTTTGGAACATTGTTCTTCGTcgctccccacatcatcagctgtgctgctcatcccacaaatacatgatgcTTAGAGGTGTGACGTCATTatgaaggtcaataaacaggcttttcaaccgtgtagaatacaatgaccattagcattagcatcaccattagcattgatacatcAGAGAGATAATCCACCAAACCCAGTTTATTAATATAAAGCTTCTCTTAACTGTGATATGTTCAAACAGGACTAAAGATGAATATAGATATGAATAGAACAGTAAAGTTAACCATGTTAACCAGCTGTAGCTCAGTGTTCTCCTGATGAACCTGACTGTAGCTCAGTGTTCTCCTGATGAACCTGACTGTAGCTCAGTGTTCTCCTGATGAACCTGACTGTAGCTCAGTGTTCTCCTGATGAACCTGACTGTAGCTCAGTGTTCTCCTGATGAACCAGACTGTAGCTCAGTGTTCTCCTGATGAACCTGACTGTAGCTCAGTGTTCTCCTGATGAACCAGACTGTAGCTCAGTGTTCTCCTGATGAACCTGACTGTAGCTCAGTGTTCTCCTGATGAACCAGACTGTAGCTCAGTGTTCTCCTGATGAACCAGACTGTAGCTCAGTGTTCTCCTGATGAACCTGACTGTAGCTCAGTGTTCTCCTGATGAACCAGACTGTAGCTCAGTGTTCTCCTGATGAACCAGACTGTAGCTCAGTGTTCTCCTGATGAACCTGACTGTAGCTCAGTGTTCTCCTGATGAACCAGACTGTAGCTCAGTGTTCTCCTGATGAACCTGACTGTAGCTCAGTGTTCTCCTGATGAACCAGTTTACTAACCTGTGATCTGACAGATAGTCCTCTCTGAGCTTTATTGCAGCACAATAACAGAGAACTGAACTCTGTGTGCTACATGTTGACTTTCATAACGAGTTAGcttagcctgttagcttagcctgttagctgttagcctgttagctgttagcctgatagctgttagcctgttagctgttagcctgttagctgttagcctgttagctgttagcctgttagctgttagcctgttagctgttagctgttagctgacTCTATCAGTCCGTTACTAAGTTCATGTCTCGTCATATGAAGGTCCGTTAACTCACGTTTATACTCCGCCATCAGTCTCTTCAGCGCGGTACCGGCCATCACCGATTAACCGATTAACCGACTAACGGTTAGAactctgaacaacaacaacaccaataacaccaataacaccaaTAACACTCCTCTGCTCTCAGTCACCAGAGCACTGCTGCTACCGAGCCACCGCTTCCGGCTGTCCTCTCCGccacagcgccccctgctggtctggTAGAGTCCTCTCCGccacagcgccccctgctggtctggTAGAGTCCTCTCCGccacagcgccccctgctggtcatatatatatatatatatatatgattctgattctgatatacTGTGAAATACTCTTTTACTGATGTACAAGAACAACAGTATTATCAGCTGGATGAActcaaagtatcaaaagtaaaagtactgattATGAAGAATGTCCCTGTATACTAATCACCAGtcaagtgctctataaataaacttttattatgattattatgattattatgattattattatcattatcattattattatcatcatttttatcattattattattatcatcatttttattattgttattgttattattattatgattatcatcattattattattattattatcatcatttttatcattattattattattattattattattatcatcatttttattattattattgttattattattattattatcatcatttttattattattattattattattatcatcatttttattattattattgttattattattatgattatcatcattattattatcattattataccGTTTTATCAACTGTTTGTTTACTGGACATTTGATACTAACCACTGAATTTAATAAAGTTCACCAACATTTATTCATGTCTTCACTTTaacataaatatttgttttctatcttttaaaattaatttattattctattcttaTTTCAGTTTAATATACCtcttataatttatttatttatctttatatatttatgttattaaGCGCTACAGACTGAATCTCTGGGATCCGGCGGTGACACAGCGTCTTtaaactcctcctcctcatcctcctcatcatcttcatcatgtctGTTGGAACATCAGTCAGAGTGTAGACTGTCTAATGGATATCtaacctcctcctcatcatcttcatcatgtctGTTGGAACATCAGTCAGAGTGTAGACTGTCTAATGGATATCtaacctcctcctcatcatcttcatcatgtctGTTGGAACATCAGTCACTCAGCAGCCGTGTGGTTTTGTGATGGTTTATTTGGTATCTGTGAGGAACTACAGTCGTAGTGTTCTCATACATTTCATCTGCAGTTCATCAAACtcgatatatatttataaaaatgagAGAAGTATAATCTACATCCATCTAATAGAAAGCACCGGTCTGGAGCGAGTCCACGGCCGGTTCAGATGAACAACGGTGACACTTTAAGTGAAGATCTCCAAATGATAATATCAGAATTATTATGAATCTGTGCATTAAATAAagtctaaaaataaaaacattcttaaaatgaaacaaacaagcagcaaaacacacaacaggtctacacactgaaacacacacacacacctgtgaacGAGTTCCTCTGGTTGGACACCCttaaataaatgatgtaaagctcaaacacacagctggaatgtggcaaacaaatcaaatcaagATACGACTTCGACATCAGCGTGAACACAAACaggaggggtcaaaggtcaccaatatttattattgttttcagAAAACGTGTTTCACTTTGAGCCAGATCAGAAGAGTTCCTTTAATATCTCTAAAATATAAAATCCATATAAAGTTTGTCCAACGCGACGTCCTCGTGACTCAACAGTAAAAAAGTGTCTCCTTCACGTGTCCGCGTCATTAAAGGTGTCACCGTGGTGCTTTAAGGCGAACGGCGTAAGGCCGCGGTGACGTTGGCGGGAAGACGTCTCTGAGCTACAAACCGCCGTCGaagtcaaaataataaaaacaagacgaGAAAAAAGTGCTCAAAGAAACAAACATCCAACATCTGTCAGATCAACACATCAGATGCAGAGAGGGGAACTAACAGATGTTATCATCATCACCGTCACCATGCTGCGTCCCTCAGCCTCATCTATACATAGACTGTTTATACATATAGATAGATATTCACACAGTTCACTCACGGGAGCATTAAAGGCACCTGGGTTGATTTAGCAGCTCAGAGCTCAACGACACAAAACTGTCTGAACGTCTAAGACTACATTACCCATAAATCCTTGTGGCGAAGTAAATGTCATCACTCCTCGGTGTCCTAACCGTTACGCAACTTTACGCTGCTTCACAGCGTAGAAGAAGAATCAGAGACGAACATGGAGGACGCGAAACGTTACTCAAAATACTGCtcataaataaaatgcataatGAAACTAGCGTTAGCTACCAAGCTAACTAGCGTTAGCTACCAAGCTAACTAACGTTACCTACCAAGCTAACTAGCGTTAGCTACCAAGCTAACTAGTGAAGACTTCTTCATTGTGTACAGAACTAACGCCGTTAtctgtcctctacctgtcctctacctgtcctcacAGTGAGACGTTTAGCTCGTTAGcgtcctctacctgtcctcacAGGGAGACGTTTAGCTCGTTAGcgtcctctacctgtcctcacAGTGAGACGTTTAGCTCGTTAGcgtcctctacctgtcctcacAGGGAGACGTTTAGCTCGTTAtctgtcctctacctgtcctcacAGGGAGACGTTTAGCTCGTTAtctgtcctctacctgtcctcacAGGGAGACGTTTAGCTCGTTAtctgtcctctacctgtcctcacAGGGAGACGTTTAGCTCGTTAtctgtcctctacctgtcctcacAGGGAGACGTTTAGCTCGTTAGcgtcctctacctgtcctctacctgtcctctacctgtcctcacAGTGAGACGTTTAGCTCGTTAGcgtcctctacctgtcctcacAGTGAGACGTTTAGCTCGTTAGcgtcctctacctgtcctcacAGTGAGACGTTTAGCTCGTTAGcgtcctctacctgtcctcacAGGGAGACGTTTAGCTCGTTAGcgtcctctacctgtcctctacctgtcctcacAGGGAGACGTTTAGCTCGTTAGcgtcctctacctgtcctctacctgtcctcacAGGGAGACGTTTAGCTCGTTAtctgtcctctacctgtcctaACAGGGAGACGTTTAGCTCGTTAtctgtcctctacctgtcctcacAGGGAGACGTTTAGCTCGTTAGcgtcctctacctgtcctcacAGGGAGACGTTTAGCTCGTTAtctgtcctctacctgtcctcacAGGGAGACGTTTAGCTCGTTAtctgtcctctacctgtcctcacAGGGAGACGTTTAGCTCGTTAtctgtcctctacctgtcctcacAGGGAGACGTTTAGCTCGTTAGcgtcctctacctgtcctcacAGGGAGACGTTTAGCTCGTTAGcgtcctctacctgtcctca
This DNA window, taken from Sebastes fasciatus isolate fSebFas1 chromosome 14, fSebFas1.pri, whole genome shotgun sequence, encodes the following:
- the ube2g2 gene encoding ubiquitin-conjugating enzyme E2 G2, with translation MAGTALKRLMAEYKQLTLNPPEGIVAGPANEENFFEWEALIMGPQDTCFEGGVFPAVLSFPSDYPLSPPKMRFTCDMFHPNIYPDGRVCISILHAPGDDPMGYESSAERWSPVQSVEKILLSVVSMLAEPNDESGANVDASKMWREDREQFYKLAQKIVRKSLGL